From the genome of Pseudomonas yamanorum, one region includes:
- a CDS encoding GNAT family acetyltransferase, with product MPTEVRLAQTSDAEGISQVILAALHDSNARDYPADVIARVASNFTPEAVLGLLARRTVLVATQDKVIVATAALDGNVVRSVFVNPALQGQGIGRLLMIELELRAREAGVTTLHVPSSLTAEPFYTKLGFHTVRDVYHGNERTLVMEKGLSSRHPIGAYRDRTHRAQVVALWQAAFGYDAAHNLPSLAIDKKLAVNDGLFFVATDKKAVIGTILAGYDGHRGWLYSVAVHNDYRRQGLGASLVRHAEQALAALGCMKINLQITSGNDAVMGFYEALGYGAEPRISMGKKILENIPTDKA from the coding sequence ATGCCCACTGAAGTTCGTCTCGCCCAAACCTCCGATGCCGAGGGCATCAGCCAGGTCATTCTGGCGGCCCTGCATGACAGCAATGCCCGGGATTATCCGGCTGATGTGATTGCGCGGGTGGCGAGCAACTTTACCCCCGAGGCGGTCCTGGGGTTGCTTGCTCGCCGAACGGTGCTGGTGGCGACGCAAGATAAAGTCATCGTCGCGACAGCGGCCCTCGATGGCAATGTGGTGCGCTCGGTGTTCGTCAATCCGGCGCTGCAAGGGCAGGGCATCGGGCGTTTGCTGATGATTGAACTCGAGTTGCGCGCCCGGGAAGCGGGAGTGACGACGCTGCATGTGCCGTCTTCGCTCACGGCCGAGCCGTTCTACACCAAGCTGGGTTTCCACACGGTGCGCGATGTCTACCATGGCAATGAGCGCACGCTGGTGATGGAGAAGGGGTTGTCATCCCGTCATCCCATCGGCGCCTATCGGGACCGTACGCATCGGGCGCAGGTGGTGGCGTTGTGGCAGGCGGCGTTTGGTTATGACGCGGCGCATAACCTGCCGAGCCTGGCGATCGACAAGAAGCTGGCGGTCAACGATGGGTTGTTCTTTGTGGCTACCGACAAGAAAGCGGTGATCGGCACCATTCTCGCCGGCTACGACGGGCATCGCGGCTGGCTGTATTCGGTGGCGGTGCATAACGATTACCGTCGCCAGGGCCTGGGCGCTTCGCTGGTGCGGCATGCGGAGCAGGCGCTGGCTGCGTTGGGCTGCATGAAGATCAACTTGCAGATCACCAGCGGCAATGATGCGGTGATGGGGTTTTATGAGGCGTTGGGTTATGGCGCTGAGCCGCGTATCAGCATGGGCAAGAAGATCCTGGAAAACATCCCGACGGATAAAGCCTGA
- a CDS encoding branched-chain amino acid aminotransferase, translated as MGNESINWDKLGFDYIKTDKRFLQTWKDGAWQEGTLTDDNVLHISEGSTALHYGQQCFEGLKAYRCKDGSINLFRPDQNAARMQRSCGRLLMPQVPTDAFIEACKAVVRANERFIPPYGTGGALYLRPFVIGTGDNIGVRTAPEFIFSIFCIPVGAYFKGGLTPHNFLISGYDRAAPNGTGAAKVGGNYAASLMPGSLAKKANFADCIYLDPATHSKIEEVGSANFFGITHDNKFVTPNSPSVLPGITRLSLIELAKSRLGLEVVEGDVLIDKLSDFKEAGACGTAAVITPIGGIEYKDKLHVFYSEKEVGPVTQKLYKELTGVQSGDVEAPAGWIVKV; from the coding sequence ATGGGTAACGAAAGCATCAATTGGGACAAGCTGGGTTTTGACTACATCAAGACCGACAAGCGTTTCCTCCAGACCTGGAAGGACGGCGCCTGGCAAGAAGGCACCCTGACCGACGACAACGTGCTGCACATCAGCGAGGGCTCCACCGCCCTGCACTACGGCCAGCAATGCTTTGAAGGCCTCAAGGCCTACCGCTGCAAGGACGGTTCGATCAACCTGTTCCGCCCCGACCAGAACGCCGCGCGCATGCAGCGCAGCTGTGGTCGCCTGCTGATGCCACAAGTGCCAACCGACGCCTTCATCGAAGCCTGTAAAGCAGTAGTCCGTGCCAACGAGCGGTTCATCCCGCCGTACGGCACCGGCGGCGCGCTGTACCTGCGCCCGTTCGTGATCGGCACCGGTGACAACATCGGCGTGCGTACCGCGCCGGAGTTCATCTTCTCGATCTTCTGCATCCCGGTGGGCGCCTACTTCAAGGGCGGCCTGACCCCGCACAACTTCCTGATCTCCGGGTACGACCGTGCCGCACCGAACGGCACCGGCGCAGCCAAGGTCGGTGGCAACTACGCCGCCAGCCTGATGCCTGGTTCCCTGGCGAAAAAAGCCAACTTCGCCGACTGCATCTACCTCGACCCGGCCACCCACTCGAAAATCGAAGAAGTCGGCTCGGCCAACTTCTTCGGGATCACCCACGACAACAAGTTCGTCACCCCGAACTCGCCGTCGGTGTTGCCAGGCATCACCCGCCTGTCGCTGATCGAGCTGGCCAAATCCCGCCTGGGCCTGGAAGTGGTTGAAGGCGACGTGCTGATCGACAAGCTGTCGGATTTCAAGGAAGCCGGTGCCTGCGGTACCGCTGCCGTGATCACCCCGATCGGCGGCATCGAGTACAAAGACAAGCTGCACGTGTTCTACAGCGAAAAAGAAGTCGGCCCGGTCACCCAGAAGCTCTACAAAGAGCTGACCGGCGTGCAGTCCGGCGACGTTGAAGCGCCTGCAGGCTGGATCGTCAAGGTATAA
- the lpdA gene encoding dihydrolipoyl dehydrogenase, giving the protein MSQTLHTTLLIIGGGPGGYVAAIRAGQLGIPTILVEGQALGGTCLNIGCIPSKALIHVAEQFQQTVHHSQGSPLGIEVDVPTLDIGKSVEWKDGIVDRLTTGVAALLKKHKVQVIHGWAKVVDGKTVDVGDQRIQCEHLLLATGSKSVNLPMLPIGGPIISSTEALAPKRIPKRLIVVGGGYIGLELGIAYRKLGAEVSVVEAQDRILPAYDAELTQPVAESLKQLGVKVFLKHSVTGFENNTLQVRDPSGETLSLETDQVLVAVGRKPNTQGWNLEALNLDMNGSAIKIDSRCQTSMRNVWAIGDLSGEPMLAHRAMAQGEMVAELISGKSREFNPAAIPAVCFTDPELVVVGKTPDEAKAAGLDCIVSSFPFAANGRAMTLESKTGFVRVVARRDNHLIVGWQAVGVGVSELSTAFGLSLEMGSRLEDVAGTIHAHPTLGEAVQEAALRALGHALHL; this is encoded by the coding sequence ATGTCTCAAACATTGCACACCACGCTGCTGATTATCGGCGGCGGGCCTGGCGGTTACGTGGCAGCGATTCGCGCCGGCCAACTGGGCATCCCGACCATCCTGGTGGAAGGCCAAGCGTTGGGCGGCACCTGCCTGAATATCGGCTGCATTCCGTCGAAGGCGCTGATTCATGTCGCCGAACAGTTCCAGCAAACCGTGCACCACAGCCAGGGTTCGCCGCTGGGCATCGAAGTCGATGTGCCGACCCTGGACATCGGTAAAAGCGTGGAATGGAAAGACGGCATCGTTGACCGCCTGACCACCGGCGTCGCGGCGCTGCTGAAAAAGCATAAGGTCCAGGTCATTCATGGCTGGGCCAAAGTCGTGGACGGCAAGACCGTCGACGTCGGCGACCAGCGCATCCAGTGTGAACACCTGCTGCTGGCCACCGGCTCGAAAAGCGTCAACCTGCCGATGCTGCCGATTGGCGGGCCGATCATCTCCTCCACCGAAGCCCTGGCGCCAAAACGCATCCCTAAACGCTTGATCGTGGTGGGTGGTGGTTATATCGGCCTGGAGCTGGGGATTGCCTATCGCAAGCTCGGCGCCGAGGTCAGCGTGGTTGAGGCTCAGGACCGGATCCTGCCGGCCTACGACGCCGAACTGACCCAACCGGTGGCCGAATCCCTGAAGCAGTTGGGGGTGAAGGTGTTCCTGAAACACAGCGTCACCGGCTTTGAAAACAACACCCTGCAAGTGCGCGACCCCAGCGGCGAGACGCTGTCGCTGGAAACCGACCAGGTGCTGGTTGCCGTTGGTCGCAAACCCAACACCCAGGGCTGGAACCTTGAAGCCTTGAACCTGGACATGAACGGCTCGGCGATCAAGATCGACAGCCGTTGCCAGACCAGTATGCGCAACGTGTGGGCCATCGGCGACCTCAGCGGTGAGCCGATGCTCGCACACCGCGCCATGGCCCAGGGCGAAATGGTGGCGGAACTGATCAGCGGTAAATCCCGCGAATTCAACCCGGCCGCAATCCCGGCGGTGTGCTTCACCGACCCGGAACTGGTGGTGGTCGGCAAGACCCCGGACGAGGCCAAGGCGGCCGGGCTGGACTGCATCGTGTCGAGCTTCCCGTTCGCCGCCAATGGCCGGGCCATGACCCTGGAGTCGAAAACCGGCTTCGTGCGGGTAGTGGCGCGCCGCGACAATCACCTGATCGTCGGCTGGCAGGCGGTGGGCGTGGGTGTCTCGGAATTGTCCACGGCCTTCGGCCTGAGCCTGGAAATGGGATCACGCCTGGAAGACGTGGCGGGCACCATCCACGCCCACCCGACCCTCGGCGAAGCGGTACAGGAAGCGGCCCTGCGGGCCCTGGGGCATGCATTGCACCTTTGA
- a CDS encoding dihydrolipoamide acetyltransferase family protein, whose translation MGTHVIKMPDIGEGIAEVELSVWHVKVGDLVVEDQVLADVMTDKAMVDIPSPVHGKVISLGGEPGEVMAVGSILISIEVEGAGNTRESALSAVVEEVAPAPAPAPAPKVEAKAAQVVETKPAAKPAVAAAQAPVAREADDRPLASPAVRKHALDAGIQLRLVQGSGPAGRILHEDLDAYLLQGPAQNSGASNPYAERNDEQQIPVIGMRRKIAQRMQDATRRAAHFSYVEEIDVTALDELRVHLNEKHGATRGKLTLLPFLVRAMVVALRDYPQINARYDDEAQVITRLGAVHVGVATQSDVGLMVPVVRHAEARNLWGTAEEINRLANAARNGKASRDELSGSSITLTSLGALGGIVSTPVLNLPEVAIVGVNRIVERPMVIKGQIVIRKMMNLSSSFDHRVVDGMDAAQFIQAIRGLLEQPASLFLE comes from the coding sequence ATGGGCACGCACGTTATCAAGATGCCGGACATTGGCGAAGGCATCGCAGAAGTTGAATTGTCGGTATGGCACGTCAAGGTCGGCGACTTGGTGGTAGAAGACCAGGTGCTGGCGGACGTGATGACCGACAAGGCCATGGTGGACATTCCCTCGCCGGTGCACGGCAAGGTGATTTCCCTCGGCGGCGAGCCGGGCGAAGTCATGGCGGTGGGCAGTATTTTGATCAGTATCGAAGTGGAAGGCGCGGGCAATACCAGGGAGTCGGCGTTGTCGGCAGTGGTTGAAGAGGTCGCGCCTGCGCCTGCACCGGCTCCTGCACCGAAAGTCGAAGCCAAGGCCGCGCAGGTGGTTGAAACCAAACCGGCCGCCAAACCTGCGGTGGCGGCTGCGCAAGCGCCCGTGGCCCGCGAGGCCGATGACCGCCCGCTGGCCTCCCCGGCCGTGCGCAAACATGCGCTGGATGCTGGCATCCAGCTACGACTGGTCCAGGGCTCAGGCCCGGCCGGCCGGATTCTGCATGAAGATCTGGACGCTTACTTGCTCCAGGGTCCGGCGCAAAATTCCGGTGCCTCCAACCCGTACGCCGAACGCAACGACGAGCAACAAATCCCGGTGATCGGCATGCGCCGCAAGATCGCCCAGCGCATGCAGGACGCCACCCGGCGTGCCGCGCATTTCAGCTACGTCGAGGAAATCGATGTCACCGCCCTCGACGAGTTGCGCGTGCACCTCAACGAGAAACACGGCGCCACCCGCGGCAAGCTGACCCTGCTGCCGTTCCTGGTGCGGGCCATGGTCGTGGCGCTGCGGGACTACCCGCAGATCAACGCGCGTTATGACGACGAAGCCCAGGTCATCACCCGCCTCGGAGCGGTGCATGTGGGCGTCGCCACCCAGAGTGATGTCGGCCTGATGGTCCCGGTGGTGCGTCACGCCGAAGCCCGCAACCTGTGGGGCACGGCGGAAGAGATCAATCGTCTGGCGAATGCTGCGCGCAATGGCAAGGCCAGTCGCGATGAGCTGTCGGGTTCGAGCATTACCCTGACCAGCCTGGGCGCATTGGGCGGGATCGTCAGCACCCCGGTGCTGAACCTGCCGGAAGTGGCCATCGTCGGCGTCAACCGCATTGTCGAGCGGCCGATGGTGATCAAGGGCCAGATCGTGATCCGCAAGATGATGAACCTCTCCAGCTCCTTCGATCACCGGGTGGTCGATGGCATGGACGCGGCGCAATTCATCCAGGCCATTCGTGGCCTGCTCGAACAACCCGCCAGCCTGTTCCTGGAGTAA
- a CDS encoding alpha-ketoacid dehydrogenase subunit beta — translation MNDHNNNIQLETAMTTTTMTMIQALRSAMDVMLERDDNVVVFGQDVGYFGGVFRCTEGLQNKYGTSRVFDAPISESGIVGVAVGMGAYGLRPVAEIQFADYVYPATDQIISEAARLRYRSAGQFTAPLTMRMPCGGGIYGGQTHSQSIEAVFTQVCGLRTVMPSNPYDAKGLLIASIENDDPVIFLEPKRLYNGPFDGHHDRPVTPWSKHPQAQVPDGYYTVPLDVAAIARPGKDVTILTYGTTVYVSQVAAEETGIDAEVIDLRSLWPLDLETIVNSVKKTRRCVIVHEATRTCGFGAELVALVQEHCFHYLEAPIERVTGWDTPYPHAQEWAYFPGPTRVGAALHRVMEV, via the coding sequence ATGAACGATCACAACAACAATATCCAGCTGGAAACCGCCATGACCACCACGACCATGACCATGATCCAGGCCTTGCGCTCGGCCATGGATGTGATGCTTGAGCGCGACGACAATGTGGTGGTGTTCGGCCAGGACGTCGGTTACTTCGGCGGCGTGTTCCGTTGCACCGAAGGCTTGCAGAACAAGTACGGCACCTCGCGGGTATTTGACGCACCGATCTCCGAAAGCGGGATCGTCGGCGTGGCGGTCGGCATGGGCGCCTATGGCCTGCGGCCGGTGGCCGAGATTCAGTTTGCCGATTATGTATACCCCGCCACCGACCAGATCATTTCCGAAGCGGCCCGCCTGCGTTACCGCTCGGCCGGCCAGTTCACTGCCCCACTGACCATGCGCATGCCGTGCGGCGGCGGCATCTACGGCGGCCAGACCCACAGCCAGAGTATTGAAGCGGTGTTCACCCAGGTCTGCGGCCTGCGCACGGTGATGCCGTCCAACCCTTACGACGCCAAGGGCCTGCTGATCGCTTCCATCGAAAACGATGACCCGGTGATCTTCCTCGAACCCAAGCGCCTGTATAACGGCCCGTTCGACGGCCACCACGACCGTCCGGTAACCCCGTGGTCGAAGCACCCGCAAGCGCAAGTGCCGGACGGTTACTACACCGTGCCGCTGGACGTGGCCGCCATCGCCCGCCCGGGCAAGGACGTGACCATCCTTACCTACGGCACCACCGTGTATGTGTCGCAAGTCGCCGCTGAAGAAACCGGCATCGATGCTGAAGTCATCGACCTGCGCAGCCTGTGGCCGCTGGACCTGGAAACCATCGTCAACTCCGTGAAGAAAACCCGTCGCTGCGTGATCGTTCACGAAGCCACCCGTACCTGCGGGTTCGGTGCCGAGCTGGTGGCGCTGGTGCAGGAGCATTGCTTCCACTACCTGGAAGCGCCGATCGAGCGCGTCACCGGTTGGGACACCCCCTACCCGCACGCGCAAGAGTGGGCGTATTTCCCTGGCCCGACCCGAGTGGGCGCGGCTTTGCATCGGGTTATGGAGGTCTGA
- a CDS encoding 3-methyl-2-oxobutanoate dehydrogenase (2-methylpropanoyl-transferring) subunit alpha, protein MTQQYEPLRLHVPEPSGRPGCKTDFTYLRLTDAGTVRKPPIDVEPADTADLAKGLIRVLDDQGQALGPWAEGVPVEILRKGMRAMLKTRIFDNRMVVAQRQKKMSFYMQSLGEEAIGSAQALALNIDDMCFPTYRQQSILMAREVPLVDLICQLLSNERDPLKGRQLPIMYSVKDFGFFTISGNLATQFVQGVGWGMASAIKGDTKIASAWIGDGATAESDFHTALTFAHVYRAPVILNVVNNQWAISTFQAIAGGEATTFAGRGVGCGIASLRVDGNDFVAVYAASAWAAERARRNLGPTLIEWVTYRAGPHSTSDDPSKYRPADDWSHFPLGDPIARLKQHLIKIGQWSEEEHATVSAELEAEVIKAQKEAEQYGTLAGGQIPSAATMFEDVYKEMPEHLKRQRQELGI, encoded by the coding sequence ATGACTCAGCAGTATGAACCACTGCGCCTGCACGTCCCTGAACCCTCAGGCCGCCCAGGCTGCAAAACCGACTTTACCTACCTGCGCCTGACTGACGCAGGCACGGTGCGCAAACCCCCAATTGACGTAGAACCCGCCGACACCGCCGACCTGGCCAAAGGCCTGATTCGCGTGCTCGACGATCAGGGCCAGGCCCTCGGCCCGTGGGCTGAAGGTGTGCCAGTCGAAATTCTGCGCAAGGGCATGCGTGCCATGCTCAAGACCCGGATCTTCGACAACCGCATGGTGGTCGCCCAGCGTCAGAAAAAAATGTCGTTCTACATGCAAAGCCTCGGCGAAGAAGCCATCGGCAGCGCCCAGGCCCTGGCCTTGAACATCGACGACATGTGCTTCCCCACCTATCGCCAGCAAAGCATCCTGATGGCCCGGGAAGTGCCGCTGGTGGACCTGATCTGCCAACTGCTGTCCAACGAGCGCGATCCGCTCAAGGGCCGCCAGTTGCCGATCATGTACTCGGTAAAAGACTTCGGCTTCTTCACGATTTCCGGCAACCTCGCCACCCAATTCGTACAGGGCGTGGGCTGGGGCATGGCCTCGGCGATCAAGGGCGATACCAAGATTGCCTCAGCCTGGATCGGCGACGGCGCCACCGCTGAATCCGACTTCCACACCGCCCTCACCTTCGCCCACGTGTACCGGGCGCCGGTCATCCTGAACGTAGTGAATAACCAGTGGGCGATCTCCACCTTCCAGGCCATCGCTGGCGGTGAAGCCACGACCTTTGCCGGACGCGGCGTAGGTTGCGGCATCGCCTCCCTGCGGGTGGACGGCAATGACTTTGTCGCGGTGTACGCCGCCTCCGCCTGGGCCGCCGAACGCGCCCGCCGCAACCTGGGGCCAACCCTGATCGAGTGGGTGACCTACCGTGCCGGCCCACACTCCACTTCCGATGACCCGTCCAAATACCGTCCCGCCGACGACTGGAGCCACTTCCCGCTGGGCGACCCGATTGCCCGCCTCAAGCAGCACCTGATCAAGATTGGTCAGTGGTCCGAAGAGGAACACGCGACGGTGAGTGCCGAGCTTGAAGCGGAAGTGATCAAAGCCCAGAAAGAAGCCGAACAGTACGGCACTCTGGCCGGTGGCCAGATTCCAAGCGCCGCGACCATGTTCGAAGACGTTTATAAAGAGATGCCGGAGCACTTGAAGCGCCAGCGTCAAGAGTTGGGGATCTGA